The following is a genomic window from Streptomyces lincolnensis.
CCTCGACCTCGACCTGGAGACCGACGCGGCCGCCCGGACGGCGTACAACGTGCGCGGCACGCAGACCGTGCTGACCGCGGCCGCCGCGGCCGGGGTCCACCGCGCCGTGCTGTGCACCTCGTCGATGGTCTACGGCGCCCTGCCCGACAACGAGCTGCCGCTGTCCGAGGACGCCGAGCTCAGGGCCACGGCGGAGGCGACCGGCGTCGGCGACCTGCTGGAGATCGAGCGGCTGGCGCGGCGGGCCCCGCGCGCGCATCCCGGGCTCAATGTCACCGTGGTCCGTCCCGCCGTCCTGGTAGGAGGCACGGACACCGCGCTGACCAGGTATTTCGAGTCGCCCCGGCTGCTCGTCGTGGCCGGTTCGCGGCCGGCCTGGCAGTTCTGCCACGTCGAGGATCTGTGCAGCGCCCTGGAGTACGCGGTTCTGGAGAAGGTCGAGGGAGAGCTCGCCGTCGGGTGCGACGGCTGGCTGGAGCAGGAGGAGGTCGAGGAGCTCAGCGGGATCCGCCGGATGGAGCTGCCGTCCGCCGTCGCCCTGGGGGCCGCGGCCCGGCTGCACCGGATCGGGCTCACGCCGTCCCCGGCCGGGGACCTCGCCTACACGATGTACCCCTGGGTGGTCAGCGGGAGCAGGCTCCACGACGCCGGATGGCGGCCGCAGTGGACCAACGAGGAGGTCCTCGCGGAGCTTCTCGACGAGGTCTCCGGGCGGCACACGGTGGCCGGACGGCGGCTGGGACGCAAGGACGCGACGGCCGCGGGCGCCGCGGGCGCGACGGTCGCGCTGCTGGGCGCGGCGGCCGTGGTGCGGCGGGCGCGCAAGGCCCGGCGACGGATCTGACGGCCGGAGGTTCTGACGGTCGGAGGCTTCGGCCGGAGATTCGGCGTGTCGCCTGTAGGAGGCTCCGAACGGGCACGCGCGTGTGCCGGACGATCAGGCTGTTCCCCCTGATCCGACGGGTGCGGCACGATGGGGGCATGGCAGCCACACATGACCACCCCGGCGAGCAGGCCGCGCAGGACCCCATCAAGCTCCTCGCCATCCGGGAGACGGCCCTCTCCCTGGACGAGGTCTTCCGGGCCGTCGGGGACGACGCCGCCGGGGGCACCGCGCTCTTCGTGGGGACCGTGCGGAACCACGACGGGGGCGCCGACGTCGCCGAGCTCGGCTACTCGTGCCATCCCAGCGCCGAGGCCGAGATGCGGCGGATCGCCGAGAAGGTCGTCGCCGAGTTCCCGGTGCGGGCCTTGGCGGCCGTGCACCGGGTGGGTGACCTGAAGGTCGGCGATCTCGCCGTAGTGGTGGCCGTCTCCTGCCCCCATCGGGGCGAGGCCTTCGAGGCGTGCCGCAAGCTGATCGACGACCTCAAGCACGAGGTGCCGATCTGGAAGCATCAGAAGTTCTCCGACGGCACCGAGGAGTGGGTGGGGGCCTGCTGACGCCGGAGGCCCCACCCCCCCCGTACGGCCTCCGGTTGCGTAACCGCACCCCCGGCATGAGCGTTGTCAGTGCGGATGATTAATCTGCTGATCAGTCAGTTGTGATGGCTCAGGTGGGGTTGGAGGTCGGCATGGGGGCGCTCGTCTGGTTGCTGATTCCGCTGTTGGCCGCGATCGGCGCCGGCGTCTGGGGCAGTTGGGCCACCCGGACCAGAAGGGTGCGCGGCGACGGCCCGGAGCTCGACGGATATGCCCGGTTCCGAGCCGCCATGGAGAAGCCGCACTCGCGCACCTGACCCGGACGGCGCCCTCACGATGCGCTGACAGGAGCGTCCCGTACTGTCGTGCCATGCCACGCCGCACCGCGACGATGCTCGCCTCCACCCTGATGCTGATCGCGCTCCTGTGTGCGGGAGTCTTCATCAATGTGCCGTATTCGGAGATGTCTCCGGGTCCGACGGTGAACACCCTCGGGGACCACGACGGCGAGCCGGTGCTCCAGATCTCCGGGCGGAAGACGTACGCGACGAGCGGCCACCTGAACATGACCACCGTGCGGGTCACCAGCGCCGACTACAGGATGAACCTCGTCGAGGCCGTCTACGGATGGCTCGCCCACGACAACAAGGTCGTGCCGCACGACACGCTCTACCCCGACGGCAAGACCGAGGAGCAGTCCACCCAGGAGAACGCCGAGGAGTTCAGCCAGTCCCAGGAGAGCGCCAAGGTCGCCGCCCTGAAGGAGCTGGACGTCCCCGTGAAGTCCTGGGTGATCGCCTCGACCGTCGTCAAGGGCTCCCCGGCGGAGGGCAGGCTGCACGCCGGTGATGTGATCAAGGCCGTCGACGGTACGACGGTGAAGCAGCCCTCCGACGTGGCCGAGCTGGTGACCAAGCACAAGCCCGGCCAGGACGTCGTCTTCACGATCGTGCCCGCCAAGGAGCAGGCCGCCGCGGAGAAGGAGAACCGGACGGCGACCAGGACGCAGAAGGTCACCATCACCACCAAGGCCTCCGACGACGAGGGCGAGAAGCGCGCCATCGTCGGGATCTCCGCGGGGACGGACCACACCTTCCCGTTCACCATCGACATCAAGCTCGCCGACGTCGGCGGCCCGAGCGCGGGCCTGATGTTCGCGCTCGGCATCTACGACAAGCTCACCCCGGGCAGCCTGACCGGCGGCACGTTCGTGGCCGGTACGGGGACGATCGACGACGCCGGCAAGGTCGGCCCGATCGGCGGCATCGAGATGAAGACGGTCGGCGCGCGCGCCAAGGGCGCCCGCTACTTCCTCACTCCCGCCGACAACTGCGCGGCCGCCGCCAGTGACACCCCCGCGGGCCTCACCCTCGTCAAGGTGAACACCATCGACGACGCCCTGACCGCGCTGAAGGACATCCGCGGCGGCGACACCGCCGACCTGCCCGAGTGCACGACGAAGTAGCCCGCGGGGCTACTCCTCGAACGTCGCCGCCAGTGCCTCCGCGAGGCCGGGCACCAGGTCGCCGCCCGTGAGGACCTCCGTCGGGGAGTCCTTCTCGCGCAGCCGCAGTGCCGAGTCGCGTGTGCCGTTGCGCAGGACCGCGACCGTCATCCGGACCTCCTGACGGTCCGGATGCTCGGCCACCCACTGGGTGAGTTTGTGCTCGCTCAGCCCTTCCGGGACGGACGCCTCGGCGGACGGCGGCAGCATCAGACGCTCCACCGTGAGCGCGCAGCCGACCACCGCGTCGGGCCAGGCGATCGTGCCCAGGAACTCGTCGAGCGGTTTGCCCGTTGGAATTTCGTCCTGCTCGATCGGGGTGAGGCCGGTGGTCTGCTCCTCATCAAGGCCGAGCTGGGCGGCGAGGGCGGGTTCCTGGGTCTTCAGCCGGGTGGTGTCTACGAGGGCGAAGAGGCGGGCGGGCTGGTCCCAGCCGAGGCCGGAGGCGTACTCGTCGATCTCGAGGACCGCCCGGGTCAGCGGGCTCGCCGCCATGGGAGTGTTGGACATGGTCACAATCCTGCCTCGTTCCCGGCCGGAATCGGGAACCGAGTAAAGCGTGAGTAAGTTGCATAGGTGGGGGCCTACGATCACGAGGCCCATGCCACGGCCCGTGAACACGCGGGTCTGACGGATCAACAGCGAACTTCGAGGTGCGCACCTTGGCTTTCCAGATGCCGGACCGCGGCGGAGGCCCGACGGGGCCACGGATCAGAGTGGGCCGCCCGTCCCGGCGTGTCCGGACCCTGCTCATGACGCTGGGCGTCCTTGCCGTTCTCGGCATGGCGTTCACCATGTTCGCCGGGTTCTGGACGGACTGGCTCTGGTACCGGTCGGTGAACTACTCGTCCGTGTTCACGACCACGCTGTGGACCAAGATCGGACTGTTCTTCGTCTTCGGCCTGCTCATGGCCTTCGCGGTCGGCTTCAACATCTGGCTGGCACACCGGCTGCGTCCGCCGCTGAGCGCCATGTCGATGGAGCAGCAGAGCCTCGACCGCTACCGGATGGGCATCTCGCCCTACAAGAAGTGGCTGCTGCTCGGGATCACGTCCCTGGTCGGGCTGATCGCGGGCGCCTCCGCCTCCGGCCAGTGGCGGACGTGGCTGATGTGGGTCAACGGCGTGCCCTTCCACCAGAAGGACCCGCAGTTCCACCTCGACGTCTCGTTCTACGCCTTCGACCTGCCCTGGTACCGGTTCCTGCTCGGCTTCGGCTTCGCCGCCGCGATCCTCTCCGTGATCGCCGCCGCGCTCACCCACTACCTGTACGGCGGGCTCCGGGTCACCTCTCCGGGCGCGCGGGCCACGGCCGCCGCGACCGGTCATCTGTCGGTGCTGCTCGGCATCTTCGTCGCCCTGAAGGCGGTCGCCTACTGGCTCGACCGGTACGGACTGGCCGTGAAGTCGAGCGACTTCAAGGCCACCGACAACTGGACGGGCCTGAGGTACGTCGACGCCAACGCCTATCTGCCGGCCAAGACGATCCTGTTCTGCATCGCCGTCATCTGCGCCCTGCTGTTCTTCGCCACGCTGTGGCGGCGCACCTGGCAGCTGCCCGTGATCGGCTTCGGCCTGATGGTGCTGTCGGCCATCCTCATCGGCGGCCTGTACCCGGCGATCGTCCAGAAGTTCCAGGTCCAGCCGAACGAGCAGGCCAAGGAAGCGCCGTACGTCGCGAAGAACCTCAAGGCGACGCGTGAGGCCTACGGCATCGACGACGCCAAGGTCACCGAGTACGCGGGCAAGTCCACCACCACGGACAAGACCAAGCTGCGCGACGACGCCACCGACGCGGCGAGCATCCGCATCATGGACCCGAACATCGTCTCGCCGACCTTCCAGCAGCTCCAGCAGATCCGGAACTACTACGCGTTCCCGACCAACCTGGATGTCGACCGCTACAGCAAGGACGGCAGCGACCAGGACACGGTCATCGGTCTGCGTGAGCTGAACCTCGCCGGCATCCCGAAGAACAACTGGATCAACGACCACTTCCGGTACACCCACGGCTACGGCGTGGTCGCCGCCAAGGGCACCGAGGCCGACTCGCAGGGCCGCCCGGTCTTCACCGAGTCCGACCTGCCCTCCAAGGGCGACCTCGGCACGTACCAGCAGCGGGTCTACTACGGCGAGAAGACCTCCACCTACTCGATCGTCGGCGGTCCCCAGAAGGAGATCGACTACTCCGACGACAACGGTGAGAAGACCTTCAGCTACACCGGCAAGAGCGGGGTCAACCTCTCCAGCCCGATCAACCGCGCGGCGTACGCGGCGGCCTTCAACGAGCCGCAGATCCTCTACTCCGGTGCCATCGGGGAGGGTTCGCGGATCCTGTACAACCGCACTCCCAAGGAGCGCGTGGAGGCGGTCGCCCCGTGGCTGACCATCGACGGTGACGCCTACCCGGCGGTCGTGGGCGGCAAGATCCAGTGGATCGTCGACGCGTACACGACCACCAACGGCTATCCGTACGCCTCCCGTACCACCCTGGGCGACACGACGGCCGACTCGCTGACCGCGACCAACAACTCGCGTGCGGTGGTGGCCCAGCAGAACCAGGTCAACTACATCCGCAACTCGGTGAAGGCGACGGTCGACGCCTACACCGGCGAGGTCAAGCTCTTCCAGTGGGACACCAAGGACCCGGTCCTGAAGACCTGGATGAAGGCGTTCCCGGGCACGGTCGAGCCCAGGGGCGACATCCCGGACGCGCTCATGGCCCATCTGCGGTACCCGCAGGACCTGTTCAAGGTCCAGCGCGAACTGCTCAGCCGCTACCACGTCGAGGACGCCCAGACGTTCCTCAGCGGCAGCGAGGTGTGGCAGGTGCCGGACGACCCGACCAACAAGTCGGGCAACGCGGTGCCGCCGTACTACCTGAGCATGAAGATGCCCGACCAGTCGTCGCAGGTGTTCTCCCTGACGACGACGTTCACGCCCAACGGCCGGGACAACCTCAGCGCGTTCATGACGATCGACGCCGAGGCGGGTACCAGTGACTACGGCAAGATCAGAATCCTGAAACTGCCGACCAACACGACGGTCAACGGGCCCAAACAGGTGCAGAGCCAGTTCAACTCCAAACCGGACATCGCGGAAACCATCAGCCTGCTGAACCGCGGTGACTCGACGGTGGAGTACGGCAACCTGCTGGCGGTGCCCCTGGACGGCGAGCTGCTCTATGTGGAGCCCGTCTACGTCCGCGGTGGCGGCCTCAAGTACCCACTGCTGCGCAAGGTGTTGGTGACCTACGGAGGCAACACCGCCTTCGAGGACACACTCGGCGCCGCCCTCAACAAGGTCTTCGGGGCGGACGGCGCGATCACCGAGCCACCACCACCGGCGGACGACGGCGACACGACCACTCCACCACCGTCGTCCACCAACCCGACGGTCCAACAGGCGTTGAACGACGCTCAGAAGGCCTTCGACGCCGGCCAGGAAGCCCTGAAGAAGAACGACTGGGTGGCGTACGGCGAGGCGCAGAAGGACCTGGAGGACGCGCTGCGGAGGGCCGAGGAGGCGCAGAACCGGGCCGACAAGAGCGGTGGAGGCACCAGTAGTCCGAGTCCCAGCGCCAGCCCGAGCGGCTGACGCAGCGGGCCATCAGCGGCTGATCAAGGCCTGAGCTGCCGCTTCGTGGTCAAGAGCCCATCCCGCGCCGTGGTACGGTTGTCAAACAACGGCGCGGGGTGGAGCAGCTCGGTAGCTCGCTGGGCTCATAACCCAGAGGTCGCAGGT
Proteins encoded in this region:
- a CDS encoding PPA1309 family protein; translation: MSNTPMAASPLTRAVLEIDEYASGLGWDQPARLFALVDTTRLKTQEPALAAQLGLDEEQTTGLTPIEQDEIPTGKPLDEFLGTIAWPDAVVGCALTVERLMLPPSAEASVPEGLSEHKLTQWVAEHPDRQEVRMTVAVLRNGTRDSALRLREKDSPTEVLTGGDLVPGLAEALAATFEE
- a CDS encoding UPF0182 family protein, with the translated sequence MPDRGGGPTGPRIRVGRPSRRVRTLLMTLGVLAVLGMAFTMFAGFWTDWLWYRSVNYSSVFTTTLWTKIGLFFVFGLLMAFAVGFNIWLAHRLRPPLSAMSMEQQSLDRYRMGISPYKKWLLLGITSLVGLIAGASASGQWRTWLMWVNGVPFHQKDPQFHLDVSFYAFDLPWYRFLLGFGFAAAILSVIAAALTHYLYGGLRVTSPGARATAAATGHLSVLLGIFVALKAVAYWLDRYGLAVKSSDFKATDNWTGLRYVDANAYLPAKTILFCIAVICALLFFATLWRRTWQLPVIGFGLMVLSAILIGGLYPAIVQKFQVQPNEQAKEAPYVAKNLKATREAYGIDDAKVTEYAGKSTTTDKTKLRDDATDAASIRIMDPNIVSPTFQQLQQIRNYYAFPTNLDVDRYSKDGSDQDTVIGLRELNLAGIPKNNWINDHFRYTHGYGVVAAKGTEADSQGRPVFTESDLPSKGDLGTYQQRVYYGEKTSTYSIVGGPQKEIDYSDDNGEKTFSYTGKSGVNLSSPINRAAYAAAFNEPQILYSGAIGEGSRILYNRTPKERVEAVAPWLTIDGDAYPAVVGGKIQWIVDAYTTTNGYPYASRTTLGDTTADSLTATNNSRAVVAQQNQVNYIRNSVKATVDAYTGEVKLFQWDTKDPVLKTWMKAFPGTVEPRGDIPDALMAHLRYPQDLFKVQRELLSRYHVEDAQTFLSGSEVWQVPDDPTNKSGNAVPPYYLSMKMPDQSSQVFSLTTTFTPNGRDNLSAFMTIDAEAGTSDYGKIRILKLPTNTTVNGPKQVQSQFNSKPDIAETISLLNRGDSTVEYGNLLAVPLDGELLYVEPVYVRGGGLKYPLLRKVLVTYGGNTAFEDTLGAALNKVFGADGAITEPPPPADDGDTTTPPPSSTNPTVQQALNDAQKAFDAGQEALKKNDWVAYGEAQKDLEDALRRAEEAQNRADKSGGGTSSPSPSASPSG
- a CDS encoding PDZ domain-containing protein; the protein is MPRRTATMLASTLMLIALLCAGVFINVPYSEMSPGPTVNTLGDHDGEPVLQISGRKTYATSGHLNMTTVRVTSADYRMNLVEAVYGWLAHDNKVVPHDTLYPDGKTEEQSTQENAEEFSQSQESAKVAALKELDVPVKSWVIASTVVKGSPAEGRLHAGDVIKAVDGTTVKQPSDVAELVTKHKPGQDVVFTIVPAKEQAAAEKENRTATRTQKVTITTKASDDEGEKRAIVGISAGTDHTFPFTIDIKLADVGGPSAGLMFALGIYDKLTPGSLTGGTFVAGTGTIDDAGKVGPIGGIEMKTVGARAKGARYFLTPADNCAAAASDTPAGLTLVKVNTIDDALTALKDIRGGDTADLPECTTK
- a CDS encoding SDR family oxidoreductase, which produces MSSPDPQVRAARNHSTPSSMRGPVVAVTGAASGVGALLTERLAASEEIKQVIALDERRGECAAATWHILDVRDPAIAEKLRGADVVVHLALDLDLETDAAARTAYNVRGTQTVLTAAAAAGVHRAVLCTSSMVYGALPDNELPLSEDAELRATAEATGVGDLLEIERLARRAPRAHPGLNVTVVRPAVLVGGTDTALTRYFESPRLLVVAGSRPAWQFCHVEDLCSALEYAVLEKVEGELAVGCDGWLEQEEVEELSGIRRMELPSAVALGAAARLHRIGLTPSPAGDLAYTMYPWVVSGSRLHDAGWRPQWTNEEVLAELLDEVSGRHTVAGRRLGRKDATAAGAAGATVALLGAAAVVRRARKARRRI
- a CDS encoding molybdenum cofactor biosynthesis protein MoaE, producing the protein MAATHDHPGEQAAQDPIKLLAIRETALSLDEVFRAVGDDAAGGTALFVGTVRNHDGGADVAELGYSCHPSAEAEMRRIAEKVVAEFPVRALAAVHRVGDLKVGDLAVVVAVSCPHRGEAFEACRKLIDDLKHEVPIWKHQKFSDGTEEWVGAC